In Deltaproteobacteria bacterium, the genomic window TTATTGTATGTCGGCGGGTCGATCCAAGTGTCTATTTGCCGAGGCCGATGTATGAGCACGAACTCGGCGAGGTACTCCCAGGTGGTACTTTGGGCCCGGTTCGTGGCCGTTGCCACCTGTTCGATACTCGTTCCTTGCGAAAACAAGGTGAAGGCGAGTTCTTTCATCGGGTTGCGAGAGCTACTCGGGGCTACCTGTGGGCGGCTTCCGTTCGTAACGTCTAATGTCAGCTTGTGAGTATGACAGTAGGTGACGATCCGTTCGAGAAAACGTGGACCGATGTCCGCAAGCTTACGTTCGCCCACACCACGGACCTTCAGGAGTAAGGCGGCTGAACTTGGTCGTATTCGTGCCATGTCACGCAAGGTAGCATCATTGAAGACCAGGAATGGCGGCAATCCGCGTTCGCTGGCAATCTGATGGCGTAACTCGCGTAGACTCTCGAACAGCCCACGGTCCACCCCCTCCCATGATTCCTCGTCGAAGCGAGTTGTCTGGACCTCCGCCTTTGGTCGTCGCAACTGCACCTGACGTTGGCCGCGCATGACTGTCCAGGACGCGTCGTTCAGTTTCAGGACCGGATGCTCGTCCGTGGTGCGATCGAGTAGTCCGTTATCAAGCAACTGATACAGCATGTTCGTCAGCGACTTACGATTTGTCCCTTTCAGCAAACCATAGGTACTGACCTTGTCGTGGCCGAAGCGCCGTATCCGCTCAGTCTGGGCACCCAGCAGGACATCAACAATATACTCAGCCCCGAAATGTCCGCCGGTGCGCGCGACGCACGAGAGAATCTTTTGCGCGGTGACCATCGCATCCTCAAGCCCTTCTACTTCCTGCAAACATACATCGCACGCTTCACAGGTTGTTTTGCTATAGTCCTGGCCAAAATACTCGGACAACTGCCGATGCCGACAGCGCACGCTGGTACACATGCGGCGCATATGCCCAAGCAATTCGCGCGAGGCGGCCATGATCTCCTCGCTGGCCCCCGCGTCAGAGGTGCTTTTCTCCATCAGCGATTCCCAGCGCAGGAAGTCCGCAGCGGAGTACAGCAGCACACATTCTGCCGGTAACCCATCACGACCGGCCCGGCCCGTCTCTTGCTGATAGTGTTCGACGGACTTCGGCATCGACGCGTGAATAACACAGCGCACGTCGCTGTGG contains:
- the recQ gene encoding DNA helicase RecQ is translated as MDQATSWTTANIVATVQRYWGYNELRPLQEQAIRAGLERRDSLVVLPTGGGKSLCYQVPAELAQRTDIVVSPLIALMKDQVDGLRESGYPAAALYSGLSPDETRAIEEGIVAGQYRLVFVAPERLLTPRFLHLIERLPVRAFAIDEAHCISHWGHDFRPEYRQLAELKSRFPHASIHAYTATATERVRADIAEQLRLQDPLILVGTFDRPNLAYRIIPRVDAATQIMEVLRRHPKQAAIVYCMTRKESESLAYVLQTQKVRAAFYHAGMEADERRQTQDRFAAEEIDVVVATVAFGMGIDHSDVRCVIHASMPKSVEHYQQETGRAGRDGLPAECVLLYSAADFLRWESLMEKSTSDAGASEEIMAASRELLGHMRRMCTSVRCRHRQLSEYFGQDYSKTTCEACDVCLQEVEGLEDAMVTAQKILSCVARTGGHFGAEYIVDVLLGAQTERIRRFGHDKVSTYGLLKGTNRKSLTNMLYQLLDNGLLDRTTDEHPVLKLNDASWTVMRGQRQVQLRRPKAEVQTTRFDEESWEGVDRGLFESLRELRHQIASERGLPPFLVFNDATLRDMARIRPSSAALLLKVRGVGERKLADIGPRFLERIVTYCHTHKLTLDVTNGSRPQVAPSSSRNPMKELAFTLFSQGTSIEQVATATNRAQSTTWEYLAEFVLIHRPRQIDTWIDPPTYNKIAAAVQEVGTAYLRPILDHLDGKVSYGQIRVVVAHLTATRSDPALPQ